The genomic window aaagaacagcatttattaaaaatataaatcttttccaacaatataaatctttactttcactttttatcaattcaacacatccgtgctgaaaaaaaatacttttttcaaaaaaataaaaaaataaaaataaaaaaaaaaataaagaaaaaaaattactgaccccaaacttttgaacggtagtgtatattgttacaaaagatttctattttaaataaatgcttttttaacttttaaattttttaactttttattcatcaaagaatcctgaaaaagtatcacaggttataaaataatattaagcagcacaactgtttccaacagtgataatcatattagaatgatttctgaaggatcatgtgacactgaagactggagtaatgatgctgaaaattcagctttgatcacagaaataaattacaatttaaagtatattaaaatagaaaaccataattttaaattgtaataatatttcacaatattcttgttttttctgtatttattatgaaataaatgtagcataagagactttgttcaaaaacattaaaatagtaaagtttccaaacttttgactggtagtgtagtTTCTTCATGTCACCAAAAACTATCCTGAAAAATTAAATGACCATGATACTTTTGATCATTCATTAGAAAACAAAGGCAGTTTCATGTATATAAACTAACTAAAAAAGAAACTGTTTCTGCTTTGGATTAAAGACTGACTGAAGTGTCAAAGCAAACAGTGTTGTGTTTTAGTGTGCActgtaaagtgtgtgtgtgtttgcttagCTGTGTGTAAGGTCGGATATTTCGGCGTGTACCTGAGAAGACAGCGGCTCCCTGAGGTGCAGCTTCCCAAACATCTGCCAACATCTATTTCCTGTAAGAAAATTAGCAACACAAGAGAAAGAAGCAATCAGTTCACCACCTGCTGTTAATGTGGGACGCCCTGTTAACATGCTAAGTGCTTTGATTTGGCACCTGCAGGGACCATTTGTGGCCTCCTCGCACCTTTTGCGAGTGCGGCGACAGACAGAGAACATCTGACACAGATGTGTTCAATAAGCACACGCTCGAGTTTGATGCAGATCGCATTAAACTTCAGAATCTGAAGacttaacattattaaatggcattttagaAATTCAATTTTACTTAATACGATATTTGGAGCTGACTTTCTGGGGCATTTTTACGTATCTATATTTACCTAAAACCTACATAAGCATAAAAAAGGTCAAAAAcggaaatataaaaaaaaaaaggtctataACAGAATTTgctgaaaaacataaaatatgaagaatttagaagcatttttttatgtgcattttaaacatttgggACATTTTGTCACTTTTTATGGCACTTTGCCTCATGCTAGACTCATGCTTTTGCATTAATCAAGGCATTTCTTATGAAATTTTAGCATGGCTACTTTGTAAGGTGTGCTATGGGATTTTCTAGCACTAAGTAGTTATTTAGTGTGTAACAACTTCATGCATATCGACACTTGAGTTCAGTGATGTCCAATCAGGGAAATGTGAATTGGAAATGTTCGGAGGGGGGGAAATGGATCAGGATCTTGATCTTTTAGTCtaacaaatggaaaaacaagCACGGATCACTTGGAAATGACTAATTTCCTCTTTGACTGGAAGCATTTAGTGGTGTGAGATCCTTCAGCATTAGATGAGTGAATTTCAGGTCAGTaaagactgtaaaaaatgatatgaTCAATAAGTCATGACAACATGTGTTTTTACGTTACTTTAACTCATCAAAATTAGTTAGGCAATTTTCAACTTTGTTATACAAGATTcaacccattttttttttttaaagtcagtttAATATAATTAAGTTGAAATGACGCATACAGACAAGTTTATTGTACTTAAAAATAATATCAACAACCTTTATGCTCGTTTTTCAACTACATTTTGCCATGTTTTGGATTCAACCGCAACCAGAGAGATTTACATTTGATGGTTGAACCCAGCTAACAAATAGAAGTTCTAAGAACATTTGACTAATGTTACAATTACATTATGAAAACGTTTCTGAAAGTTCTCTGGATGTTCTAAATGTCCAGTCTTGTTATGCAAACATTAGGGGAACATCATATTTTATcgttttgcaaacattatgggttctgaaacattaaagaaaaaaacattgtaaaatatattttggtacTAACATTTTTAggacattattaaagaccagataactctcacagaacgttctattaatgttactggaagaacgtttgttcataactttgaaaGAACCTTTCCAAAACATTCTGAGAACGTTAGCCGGGAAGCAACCAAATCAGACAGAGATTAAATATGAACAAATGAACCACAATTAGAAACAATTCCCTGTTTGAAAATTCTACGACTGCATAAAACCTAATGCTGTGCAAAAAACACAACCTGTTTATTTACATTCACACAAGTGGAAACTCAGTTTATGCAACTCCTTTAATTGttgttttactcaccctcagacTTTCTACTTGGACTCCATCATCGTTGTACGTGATCTCGTAATGATACTCTACATACGGGATACGGTAACATCCCTCCATCAGTTTGCATTGAGCCACTGTTTGGATCAGCTCCACTTTGTTCGGAGTTTCAATGAGGGTGGAATCAAACTTAGTGGGAACGCATGAAAATCCCTCTGTAAGGTAAAAAAGAGGATATTGCTACATAATTGTTCCTTGAACCAGTAGTATTAATTATTATGGATTTATTCTAATGCACAGTGATTGTAGAAAAacttttactcttttttttcccctcattctTACCCGGTGCCCCTTTGGATCCGACACATTTGCCTGCGTCTATAACGGTCTCATACGGGGTCCCGGAGTAGTATGTTTTCAGCGATGGTGCTCGGACACACTGGCTCATTTTGGCTTCGCAGTGACAGTCCTCAATGATCTCCACCTCCCGCAGACCTTCATACAGCATCACACGGTCCACACGGACCCCGGCCGGCTCACAGCTGGAGCTCAGTCCGCAGGACGGGGAACCGCTCATGGGGTCTGAGGATGATGACGATGGATCCAGACGTCTCATCTATAATGGTTATGGGAAAAATATTAAGTTGGGCTTCTAAGATATGTAAGCAACTAATTATTTTAGATACTTGCATTAAATCAAAAGAGAATTTGAGAAACTAAATTGGGACTTAGTTGgcattcatttatatatatatatatgtgtgtgtactaaGGGAGGGAAGGtcaatgttataaaaaaaaagtaccttttagttttaattatttgaatCTAATACACATATTGCATGCTtgtttcaatttaaaaaatgttgccATCTTGTGGTCATCTGTAGAATCGCTTTACCTTTTTGTGTCTCAGGAAATCGAGCATTGAGGAATATTTGGAAGCCCTCAGCCCCGCCTCTAATGACGTGGCACGCGCTGATTGGCCACAATGCGTTCTGCACACGCCCACATCAACATTCACTGGACTGCCAGAAATATCtgttacataaaaataaaggtttctatgtcatacaaaatgtttttcaaatgaTGCACGCTACTCAGAACAGCAAGATAGATTTTTGGCATAATAAAAACTGCAGACTATTTCTATTGCATTTCACCCAGCAGGCTCCTGTCTCACCTTTGCCGATGTAGATGACATGACTCTGGCGTCTGCAGCAGGCTCTCTCTGTGAACAGGTTTCTACCTAAAGCAGCTGTGACTAAATGACACAAATAAGTTATATTAGTTCACATTAATCCTCATGGTAACCAGTGATATGATACTTTTCAATACTAGCTACtacatcttcaacagtgtaattagattgctgtactaattactctctctaaaaagtactatttattacaaattactttctaaatcccatatcaacTTCGACCAGTTGAACAAAACAAAGATAGACATGAAACTGCtattttaattctttcaaataaaaaatataaaattgcataaattatacTTGAAATGAACAAAGTATTTAAAGGAAGaaggttacattaaaaacatacattttaacattagatgttaaattttgatgttttataTAGAATTGTTCTATTGTCTATACAgcatttaatgcaattacatcagaagtaactaattcaattacagaaaaattaagagTAATCCCCCACTTTTTCAagggaaaagtaattaattacttagtaATTTATTACACCCAACACTGACAGATAATGagaaaaagcaaacatttgcAAAGAATGAAATTGCCCTAATATAAGTCGATATCAAGACTGCATGTGACCAcagttaaaacataaaaaaatataaaaaaaaataataataataatatatatatatatatatatatatatatatatatatatatatatatatatatatatatatttcagcttTTTGTCATGGCactatttctcattttcatttactttaatttgaagtactaaaataactgaaataaaaattatatattaaaaacgctaataaaaatgacaaaagcacaacaaaattattaaaactaagtaaaatgaaaattaaaaatataaaaataattcaaaatgagTAGTGAGCAAAggtcaaacttaaaaaaataccttttattttattatttttattacttttattgttgtattaaaaataaaaacattcaaaatatttttatttagtttaagtactaaaactgatataaaactgaataaaaactatatagacatatttttaaaaaatatgacaaaaacacaaaattactaaaaaatataagtaaaattacaatgaaatttaaaatattaataaaaaatagtatGATACTAAATGAGACACAGTATCTCATGAATAAATTGAAGTCTATACAAAACATGGTACCTTATCTGTCATGAATTACTGTGGTAGTACCATGGTATCATGATGGTATGAATCATacaaaaatgtctaaaaacatGTTCCGCATATACATTCTATGTACTTTAttaataactgggtaataactaggtactaaacCTGATCCTACCACttaacctaaccttaacccttatattacccagtactTTCCTATGTAATTATACTGTAAgtacatgtactgtaaaatacaaTGCAACCACTTGGTCTTTCCATACCAtgcatactgtaaaatacagtACCTGCTCaaatgatcaaaagtgtcattttAACTTTATATTTCATATCACATGACAGATTGCATTCACATATGTCGTAATATCCCTGCAGGGTTAAACAGATTAGATTGTGATCTAAGGATGATCTTGcataataacagtaaaattGATCAATACTCACAGGTCTGATGGACGGCGCAgagcagaagaaacacaaacaGCGGCAGTAAATCCATCGTCATGTTCTTCACACACACCACGTCAGGTCTGTTCCTTCAGTCCTGTTCCTCTGGGATATTTATACCGGCATCCACGAGTGTCCCTGGTTAAATGCTCGTGAGTGGTGTTAGGTGAACGGGAGAGAACTAATCAAATTTCCATCACTCTAATGCCTGCTGTTAGGAGTGAAGCAGATCAAAGAGCATCACCTCCTCACCCGACTGTCTCTGACTGTGAGAACGCACTGCTCGTGTGTGCTGTCAGGCCCATCCTTTCACTAATTAAGTACTTAAGGGACTTTGAGCCACTAAGCGGCCCTCATTCAAAGGTATTAATCATCTTTTATCTCAGGGGGAAGGTGTTTAGCACCTCCACTTAAAACAAAACGGGCTCAAAGCACGTAAACGGGCCCCTGCCCcctgtagagagagagagagagagagagagagagagaggctttGTGTTTATTCCACATCAGACCAAATGGTGCGCGAGTCTCTGAATGTGTCACGTGTCTTCTCTCTTTACTCTGAACATCTTCATGTTTATTAAAgattaaaagtttattaaagacccagtctatctatctatctatctatctatctatctatctatctatctatctatctatctatctaaagcttatacgtctatctatctatctctttatctatctatctaaagcttatacgtctatctatctatctctttaTCTATCTAAAGCttatatgtctatctatctatctatctaaagcttatacatctatctatctatctatctatctatctatctatctatctatctatctatctatctatctatctatctatctatctatctatctatctatctctttaTCTATCTAAAGCttatatgtctatctatctatctatctatctatctatgaaaAGCTTAtacgtctatctatctaaagcttatacatctgtctatctatctatctatctatctatctatcggtctatatgtctatctatctaaagcttatacgtctatctatctatctatctatctatctatctatctatctatctatctatctatctatctatctatctatctatctatctctttatctatctatctaaagcttatacgtctatctatctatctctttatctatctatctaaagcttatacgtctatctatctatctctttatctatctatctaaagcttatatgtctatctatctatctatctatctatctaaagcttatacatctgtctatctatctatctgttggtctgtatgtctatctatctaaagcttacacgtctatctatctatctatctatctatctatctatctaaagcttatacgtctatctatctatctctttatctgtctatctaaagcttatatgtctatctatctatctatctatctatctaaagcttatacatctgtctatctatctgtcggtctgtatgtctatctatctaaagcTTACACGTCTATCTATCTctttatctgtctatctaaagcttatatgtctatctatctatctctctatctatctatctatctatctaaagcttacacgtctatctatctatctatctatctatctaaagcttatacgtctatctatctatctctttatctgtctatctaaagcttatatgtctatctatctatctatctatctatctatctatctaaagcttacacgtctatctatctatctatctatctatctatctatctatctatctatctaaagcttatacgtctatctatctatctatctaaagcttatacgtctatctatctatctatctatctaaagcttatacgtctatctatctatctatctatctatctaaagcttatacgtctatctatctatctctttatctatctatctaaagcttatctgtctatctatctatctatctatctatctatctatctatctatctaaagcttatacatctgtctatctatctaaagcTTATagatctgtctatctatctatctatctaaagcttatacatctgtctgtctatctatctatctaaagcttatacatctgtctatctatctatctatctatctatctatctatctaaagcttatacgtctgtctatctatctatctatctatctatctatctatctaaagcttatacgtctatctatctatctatctatctatctatctatctatctatctatctatctatctatctatctatctaaaggttatacgtctatctatctatctatctatctaaagcttatacatctatctatctatctatctatctaaagcttatacatctgtctatctatctgtcggtctgtatgtctatctatctaaagcttacacgtctatctatctatctatctatctatctatctatctatctatctatctaaagcttatacgtctatctatctatctaaagcttatacgtctatctatctatctatctatctaaagcttacacgtctatctatctatctatctatctatctatctaaagcttatacgtctatctatctatctaaagcttatacgtctatctatctatcta from Megalobrama amblycephala isolate DHTTF-2021 linkage group LG17, ASM1881202v1, whole genome shotgun sequence includes these protein-coding regions:
- the pnhd gene encoding uncharacterized protein pnhd, which encodes MTMDLLPLFVFLLLCAVHQTFTAALGRNLFTERACCRRQSHVIYIGKDISGSPVNVDVGVCRTHCGQSARATSLEAGLRASKYSSMLDFLRHKKMRRLDPSSSSSDPMSGSPSCGLSSSCEPAGVRVDRVMLYEGLREVEIIEDCHCEAKMSQCVRAPSLKTYYSGTPYETVIDAGKCVGSKGAPEGFSCVPTKFDSTLIETPNKVELIQTVAQCKLMEGCYRIPYVEYHYEITYNDDGVQVESLREIDVGRCLGSCTSGSRCLLRSASDLGECLLWAEGQGNACVPQDYESHTFLSQHGQIRTVLAITSCLCQS